In the genome of Dehalococcoidales bacterium, the window GTTTTTCATAGCCAGCTCTTTGCATATGGCCGGCAGCCCCAGCCCTTCGATAGTGGGCATGTCCGTCAGAATGGGACGGCAGGAAAGCCCGATTGTCCCGATTTGCCGGCAGATGTTGATGCGGAACCGCCCTATGTCTTTGGCCTCGTAGGCAAAGTCCGTCTCCAGTTCCCGGGCGAATTCTTCCCGTTCCGCTTCCGTGGTGATGTCAAAAAAGATGGCCGTCATCTCCTCCGGCGTGATAATGCCCATATCATCCTGAACGTTGAGTTCCCCGTTAATGCGCAGCGCCGGAGGGCTGCCTGTTTTCAGGTGCAGGTCAGAGGCGCCTCTCGCTACGGACATACCCAGCAGGTCGTTAATATTCATCCGGGTTTCTCCTTGATTGTTTACCACAATTCAGGGCTGTTATTTTTGTATATAAATTTCAAATGTAATTACTGTAATTACTGTTGTTTCATCCGGCGCGCCGGTCTCCACTACGTTTTCATCGAGTGAGGTAACGCGCACATCGGTGAAATGGTTCTGGCTTTCCAGCGCCGCCGCGTAAGCCAGGGCGGAGAAAACGCTGTCCGTTTCTCCTTTTATCGTGATATCTTCCGGCCGGATTTCTATCCAGGTGAAGGATATTTGCGGCGGCATGGCCCCGGTCACCAGCCTCAGGCCGGCGCCGTAATCCCCCCTGGCGTTGAGGATGGTCAGCTTAGCGTCCCTGACGGCGGCGGCGGCGGCGGTGATATCCGCGATGGTGCTCTCCGCATTGATAGTCTCTTCGTCGACCAGGGAGGCCAGGTTCAGCTCGCGCTGGACATTGCTGAACTCCGTTGCCAGTTTCAAATTATCCGTCTTGGCGTGCTGGCGGGCCTGATAAAGCGGATAGAGCAGTCCCACGGCGATAACCAGTGCCACGCTTAGCCAGATATAGCGGGAGGAAACGGGCTTGGCTTTGGGTTTGCGGTACTTGCCCGCCAGTAGATTAACGTTGATGTCCATAAAGTGTGACTGCTCGCTGCCGGGCAGGGTTTTTAGTGGTGCCCCTTTCAGTGCCAGCCCTATGGATGAGGCATAGGCGGCGGCGGGGAAATCATCCGGGGCCGCCACCGGGGGGATAAAGGGTTCAACGGGATATTCAATTTCTGCGTTAATCAAATCGCCGACCTGGCGTTCCTCGGCGAGGTCCCCGGTAATGATCAGGGGGGTGGCGGGGTTTATTTGCGCCTCCGGGTTATCGCTCTGGTAGAAAGCGGCGGTCTTGGTCAGCTCGTCTGACAGGCGTCGGATATTTTCCTCCAGTGTTGCCCCCTCCCCCCGCGGGCTGATGGTATGGATAACGGTGGGCAGGCCGCCGGTGATGAAAACGATGTCGAAACAGTCGGCGTCCAGATTGACGACGATTACATTGCTCCGCTGCACCGTCCGGGCCAGGGCTAGCGGCCGCAGGTCCATCATGTAGGGAGGCACGTTGGTGCTTTTCAGCGTCTCCACGGCGGCGTCAATAAAGTTGCGCGGTACACCCAGTATAAAATAAGATTGCTCCGTTTCTTTGCCGGGTATGGGCTGCCAGGAAAGGTACAGCTCTTCGAGCGGTAGTGAAATCTCTTTTTTCGCGGCGCGCAGGATGGACTCCTCGATTAGCGCCGGTTTCATCCGCGGCAGGCTGATAAAACGGTAGGTAAAGGACAGCCCGGCGATGCTGAACACCACTTTATCCCGCGGCAGTCCGGTGGACTTGAACAGGGTATTGACAGCCTCCCCCACCGCCTGGGGCTGGAGAATCAGCCCGTCGCGCACCAGTCCATCAGCCAGGTCAAGGCCGGCATACTTGTTTACCCGGTTCCCCTTGAGGGATAAAACTTTTATATTAGTGGAACTGATATTTAAGGCAACATACATTCAAATAATCACCCTTTCGCCGGGTCATTCGGCCGGAGGCGGCAGCGCGTAGACCGCCAATCTCACCGTTGCCGTTAGTGGTGTTGTAGCGTCCGCACCCGGTATGCTTTCCACGCCCAGGTACTCCAGCACCAGAGTATCCGGCGCGCCGGTTTCCAGTTGGTCCAGAAAAGACAGTAGCTGGCTGAAGGTGCCGGTCGCCTCCAGCTGGAAGCGTAATACGGCGTAATCGCGCCCGGCTATCTTTTCCATTACCCAGGCCGCCGCGTCCAGCGGTATTGCCTTTACCCCTGATTCCTCCGCCCGGCGCAGCGTTGTGGTCAGGATAGCCGTATCGTTGGTATCCGTATTGAAGGAGCTTTCCGCGTTTTGCAGGTCTTGCTGG includes:
- the pilM gene encoding pilus assembly protein PilM, producing the protein MYVALNISSTNIKVLSLKGNRVNKYAGLDLADGLVRDGLILQPQAVGEAVNTLFKSTGLPRDKVVFSIAGLSFTYRFISLPRMKPALIEESILRAAKKEISLPLEELYLSWQPIPGKETEQSYFILGVPRNFIDAAVETLKSTNVPPYMMDLRPLALARTVQRSNVIVVNLDADCFDIVFITGGLPTVIHTISPRGEGATLEENIRRLSDELTKTAAFYQSDNPEAQINPATPLIITGDLAEERQVGDLINAEIEYPVEPFIPPVAAPDDFPAAAYASSIGLALKGAPLKTLPGSEQSHFMDINVNLLAGKYRKPKAKPVSSRYIWLSVALVIAVGLLYPLYQARQHAKTDNLKLATEFSNVQRELNLASLVDEETINAESTIADITAAAAAVRDAKLTILNARGDYGAGLRLVTGAMPPQISFTWIEIRPEDITIKGETDSVFSALAYAAALESQNHFTDVRVTSLDENVVETGAPDETTVITVITFEIYIQK